One segment of Alnus glutinosa chromosome 2, dhAlnGlut1.1, whole genome shotgun sequence DNA contains the following:
- the LOC133861300 gene encoding ubiquitin-conjugating enzyme E2 36-like produces the protein MANTLPRRIIKETQRLLSEPAPGISASPSEENMRYFNVMILGPAQSPYEGGVFKLELFLPEEYPMAAPKVRFLTKIYHPNIDKLGRICLDILKDKWSPALQIRTVLLSIQALLSAPNPDDPLSENIAKHWKTDEAEAVETAKEWTRLYASGA, from the exons ATGGCGAACACTCTTCCCCGAAGAATTATCAAG GAAACCCAGCGGCTTCTCAGTGAACCag CTCCTGGGATAAGTGCTTCTCCTTCCGAGGAAAACATGCGATATTTTAATGTTATGATTCTTGGCCCAGCTCAATCACCTTATGAAG GTGGAGTTTTCAAGTTAGAATTGTTTCTTCCTGAAGAATACCCAATGGCAGCTCCCAAG GTTCGCTTCCTGACCAAAATATATCATCCTAATATTGATAAG CTTGGAAGGATATGCCTTGATATTCTTAAAGACAAATGGAGTCCAGCCCTCCAAATTCGAACGGTATTGCTGAG CATCCAGGCTCTTTTGAGTGCTCCAAACCCTGATGATCCTCTTTCTGAGAACATTGCGAAGCATTGGAAGACAGACGAAGCTGAAGCTGTTGAGACAG CAAAGGAATGGACCCGTTTATATGCAAGTGGTGCATGA